Genomic window (Arachis hypogaea cultivar Tifrunner chromosome 13, arahy.Tifrunner.gnm2.J5K5, whole genome shotgun sequence):
atgattaGTTAAAATGATAAGTAGTttgttcttttaataataataataataataataataataataataataataataatattattattattattattattatgagttgaaattttaaaaataacaaaaaagattACATATATAAATTAGGCAAGACGGTTTAAGCCGTTTGTTTTAGTAGTTGTATATAAGGAATAACTTACACGGTAAGAAAGTATGATTTACCATATTATAATTAGTGAATtcagaaaatttaaaattgaaaactcTCTTGTTCTTGTCCATTCATTTTAATTTGCTGCAAGTTTCTCACATGGTAAAAGTGGCATAGGCAGATGATTTGGAGGTAGATAAAAGGCTATACTCCAAGTTGTGCTCATGAAAATGTCTCTGAAAAATGGTGACTCTTGGATCATTGATAAGTTCCACTATATCCATATAACCCATTCTCTAGTTGCATTTCATAAagccaataaaaataaaattgcctAATAAACAAGTTGTCGTTGCATCCATATTGGGACAAAATAATTATCTCAAAATACTTATGTCTCACAATTGTCTTATACTTCACAATGAGTGGGTGCATTTGATTGTCAATTTGGTTGTGAGATGCAGGACTTCCAAACTCCGAGAGAAAGTCCTCGACAAAATGGGATAATAGAGAGAAATATAGTCTTCTAAGGGAGTATTTCTATGAGTGTGTCTCAAAATGTAGTCTTCTATGAGGATCATTTGCCTTTTAATACAACAGTTCATGTCTTCAATTCTATATTCCCAAATTCTGTTGCTGCATCAAATCATATCTAATCATTTATATGAGAACTTGTTACATGCATATAAGGTGTTTTTCTTGGTTGTCTCTTCCATCACTGAACCCAAACACTATGATGAAGCTATTAGTCACTCTTGTTGGAGAGATGTCATTTGAGTCGAATTAAAGACTTGGGAGATGAACAAGACTTGGCAAATCATGTAATTTACTAGCTGATAGGAATTTGTTAAGAGATATCTATCATAGTTATTTCTATCAAGAGAAGATAGTTAGCAGCATGTTGTATATAAGAAATAACTTGCATTGTAAGAAAGCGTGATTTACCATATTAGTGAATTCAAAAAACTCAaaatctctctcttctttctagtAAGTTGTAACTGCTGAGACCAACCAAAAGGCAACTTAGTTTCTATGATTATTCATTCCCACGCaactttatatattaaaaaaagaaactaaagagTATAATGGTTTTCACAGTTTCATTTTAAGACAACAAGAAGAGACAGAACAGAGTCAACTCTGTTTAGCTTCAGTTGTATAATGTTAAAATGAAGGTCAAGCACCAATTCAATGAAGAAACATAAATTGAACTTTTAGcccagttttttatttttttgggtacAATACCTACCATTCAAtacaaactctctctctctctctctctctctctctctctctctctctctctctctctctctctctctctctctctctctctctctctctctctctctctctctctctctctctctctctctctctctctctctctctctctctctctctctctcctgatCAGTGGAACTTCTTGTTATTGCTATTTCAAGGCGAGTTTTTCTTCTGATTTTGATCAGTTTTCTCatgttttgttttctgttttagcttTTCTATAATTGGTAACTAATTTTCCTTCTTCTGAAGTTCTGATTCATAGTtcatagaaatttctttgtgtgtATGTTGCCCTAATTAATAAACTTTGATTCTTCCGACcattattttctgcaattcttgtTACTTCTTTATATAACTTAAATTCATCCATGTTTGTTTGCTCAAGTAATAGAATATCTATGAAAATTTGAGAGGTGTTCTTGCTAGTCTTATGCACATGTTCTTGACCTTTTTTGCTTTAGCATctgattcttctttttcttaggtGCCATGATTATTAGAGTTTTAGATGATCAACTACTTTTGGTCTCATGAATATCAAAATCTTAAAAGTCACATATTTCTCACCCTAAATGTTCATTCTTGGATCTCTTTGAATATTTCATTAATTCTCTTAAAGATTTTCTGAGTTCTATATGTTAGATATTAATATTATGGATTTACaattatgctacgtgtacacacAAATCAATCACCAAAGTCaatcaccagtataaaatacatgttggaatacaaatacacattgaaaataaattaaactacatgtatttatacacaaatagcATTTTTAAAGACTTAATACTAGGAATTTGAAATAACGAATGGAAGATAACTATATATATACTTCTGGAATTTCATGAGCCAAGTAGTTGGGGGATAATATTTGTGAGGATTCGGTACTTGACAACACACATCCTGTCGAATCTCTTTAGAGGTGGCAAGTAATGAATCCCTTAGCAAATTAGATAAAAGGGTGAATTTTTTACTTATAACATGTATATATAATGATCAGGTCTTAACCATAAAAAACTTAGATTACAAGAGATCCCAATAATACATGACATTTAAAACCTAAAATGGATCACTCCATCATTTTATAACTTACAAGAATATTAGGTTTAAGCATTTAAACTGTTTTTATAAAGTCAAAAGCCAACTATCAATAGAAGAAAATTCTAACATCATAGTCTCGGGGAATTTGATATGCAATATCTTGCAACTGTTGTGTATTCTTCTGCCATGCTGGACTCTCAACTTATGATTTTGTCTAACATTACATTGGATTGTGTCAAACAGGGATTTCCAGCAGTTGTTTGAACAGCTAAAAGGCTGAGTTTGCCAACTAGCTCCGATTTCTATGGATAAAGGTACTCAACACTTTCTAAAAGATTATTTAAtgcattaaaaacttaaaaacgCAATGCTTTTTGCACTTAGAAGAAAAACCCTTAATATCATTAAGCAGATAACTCCTCTAAATAAATTGCATAAACATAGTTGGTAGGTTCTAATGAGAAAACAAATCATCAATTTGATGTAGTATTGACTGGTCTAACTCTGAGAATTATAAACAGTTTCTGATCCTAATTTTCCACACATAGTATTCATCCTTATCtggataatttaattaataaattatgctATAATTTTCGAATGTTGCAATTTGAATAAGTGTGACTATTACAGTAGAGTCTTGATATACTAAAAAACCAAACTGCCAAAAGCATGAAAGAGTTTTGCTGTTATTTCACCAAGGGCGAAAAAATACGATTAGTTTCTTAGAGTAAAAAAAGTAGTTGTGTAAAAATTTTAAgtgaaaaagacaaataggtccttaaTCTTTTGTCTCACGGATATTTTGGTCTTTGAAAATTAGAAAATACATTTATATCTCCGACCTCCTCAAAATTAAGACATTTAGATCCTTCCTTCCAagtattagaatatttttttgggAAGTATTTTTCGtatcataaatttataattatgtaattatgggaaggatttattttttaaatcacgTTTTTAAATTAATTGGCTTCCAATATTAAAAAGATTGTCCTATTTTTAAATTGTTCAttcattttgttttatatattattataatttttaaaaacttttattgTAATTATTCATTTTATAACCAGgacaactaaaattttaataacaattttaaagtaagcatttttataaaattttaaaattttttattgtaaatattttttgtaattattgtAAATGACTTagaagatgttatgagtactataaaaatttgtaatgtactTGATTTACTTGTTCGTGTATCAAAATACAGTAAATCGAATTAAGTGGTTTTGATTCGAAACCAATGTATTTGATTTACTTTGAACATGGTTAGACTTTTagtcatagttgtcagaaccgaaccggtgatcgaaccggtcaggtcACTGGATCACTGGATCACTGGTTCAACCGTTGGgttactggttgaaccggttgactcggtcttatataaataaaaaataaaaaataaaagtttaaaattaaaatttaaaatacatatttttactaacattttaaaatatcaagttattttaaaacaatatggaacatgaacaataaatattttattatttttactttatcataaatatttttattttgtttttatattaaaataactattatttttaaattttaataatttattaattagtttatatcttttatactattatatactacaagtatttattaaaaaataatattaatagatattataaaattataaaaaaaaagtgagtttataattaaaattaaaataaattaaataaaagtaaactatttgatagaagatatctatatgtattataatttgcataAATTTTAACAGAAATTATAATGGCCTGGTGGTTGTGGAGCTTTTTGGTTTCCTTGAGGGCAGGGATTCAAACCCTACTTCAAGCATTTTGGAAATATTTTCTTCCAAGTGGTTCGGTCAGACCACCTCACCGGTTCGCACCGGTTCAATTTCTTGTGCGGTTCAAACACTGGACCGGACCGATATAGGGTCCGGTtttccggtcgaaccggccggtccggtccgatttttacaactaaaaaaaactaatttcagaACATGCATGTAACGTAGAACCATTAAGGACATTTAAGAAATATTATACTCCATTAGATTtcttttatgtcatttacccAAAATTTGATGTACAATTATGTAACATCTTTATTATTGGTGCACCTAAGTTAGATGCATAGCACTGTTCAAATATAGTACACTTGCACTAGCAGGTTTGGATTGCTGTATAGTGTTCACTACTTTTCACTGTAAAGCATTCATTTATAGGGAATTTAGAACTATGAAGAAATAACTTGATCCAACACACTTACCATGAATTGTGATTCACTTTGATGTCACAGGTCTTGCTAATGAAGAGACTGTTAATTTGCGAAACGGAGTCGAATTGGCCACATCAGTCTCTGATAAACATGTTAATCTTTTGAGGCCAAGTGTACCAAGTTATCCAATTTTTAGAGGTAATTCATTTCcatttatttgtattctatttagaGATATTGATCTGATAATGTACCAACTACCAaacaaaaagtaaagagagaTGCTAGAAGCATTTGTAAGCATGATACTTGTGTATAAAAAATCAACTActaaatcaatataaaatatgtgttaaaatacaaaatacacaaaCATATAGTAGTTGATTTTTAGTATACAAACTCTTTGATCAAGTTCTTCTAAAACACTGTCAATTGTCGTGGCAGCTCAAGCGCCAGATGACACAGAGCAAGAAAAGGGAAAATATTATTTGATTAGAGATCCAGAGGACTTGCAAATTGGACTTTATGACAAACCCCTTCCATGTTTTGGCTGCGGAATTGGATGGTTCTCGTAAGTATTTTACATATCAATTTATAAATTCCTTTCTTCActttgttcttcttgttcttgtcTTAGGCCTCTCATGACTTTTGCTTGTTATTTCAGATTCCTTTTAGGATTTGTATGTCCACCTCTGTGGTACTTTGCAACAATTCTCTATTTCAGAAATTACTATCGAAAGGATCCTAGGGAAAGGGCTGGTCTTGGAGCCTCCGCAATTACAGTAACTTCTTTCCCTCTATACATATATTTAACAATGTTACAACGAAATTTATGTCTTATTAGAACAATCAACAAATGTGTGTCCATCGTGTTTATGTCACTTGGTAACAATGTGCAAGTAAATCCTGAAAATCTAATCGGTTATTGGTTTAACCAAATTTTAATCAGAGTTgaattagatataataaaataatatatttatatataaatatataatttcaaaaataaaatattatttattattttaaatcagtTAATTACAAAAAAATCACATTATTCAACCAATTTTACCAATCTTTTCGATTTTTAATTGATTCGTTGTCAAAAGATTTTTACTTTGAACTAGATCGATCTGATGGCTGATTCGATCCCGTTCTCAAAACCGCAGTGTAACTATCTCTACGCGTTTAAATAGCCTAAAGGTACACTAAGATGTTTAGTGAAGCTATTAAAATCCATGCTTCCATTCTTGTTTTTTTCAACAGAGATAAAGTTTCATGGAAGACTTGAACCATTCATCACACAATCACATAGATAATAGTGTAGTTTTTGTCACTTAATTGCAACTCACTCTATCACTTCATAAATGCCAATGTGGTGTTGATCAACTTGCAGGCATTATTGTGCACCGTAGCATTGCTAATCATAGCAGCTATTCTTCTGTTGCGGTCCCTTTAATTCTTGGGCTGAAATTGAGAAGCAAAACAAGAAGTGGCATCACAAACAATTCCACTTGTATATATGAGTTTCCAAAAATCTGAAATGAAAATCACATCCTTATTATTAATCACATTTATGTATTAAATATCAAAGCATGTACATCAGAAATCACACGGTAACAGGGTGCATTTGAAAGCTAAATACCAGGATAGGAATGTTCGGAGTCAAATTCTGAAATGTATCACACATTATTAATCacaattctctcttattccttTTGGACCACTGTTTTGATCTGACTTAGTTAGGAAATACTtttgcaaaataaaaatttatgctACTTTTTTGTACCAAACATGGTATCTCTTTTTTTCTTatagttatttttgtatttattcggagttaaattttattctttaattattgaattatattaATTAGCTGAATAGTCTTTGTCTTTTATTGGCCTTCTGTTATGAAATCATGGACTACTACACTACTGCTAAGAGGCTCTCAAAGAAATCTAGCGTCAGAGACCTCTGTTCGTACTTTTAGTTGTGGTTACAAGTTTATGAGATTAGGAGATCGGAGATCTTAATTTGAGTGACGTTAAAATTAGATTGGGAAGACTACCTGCAAGACACTTCGATACCTAAGTCAGAAATATTTATAGATGTTAGTATTTGTTAAAGTTTATCTGATGAGTTCCCTTTCTCTTTATTCATTTTTCCTAAGGTAATGATTTTCTAGGTATTTACCATCTTTAATGTCTGTTTTAATGTCATAGTTTGTTAGTTTTATGAGATCACGACTTTATTAGTCTTAATAATATACCCGTTAATTAGTAACATAATATTCTCATTTAACTATGATTTTGAACGGCTGATCTTGTCTAGAACAGTGCCCCAACTAACTCGGATTTCTCGATTTAATGATCTTGTCGAGGGTACCTAAGTTTACAAGAGCAGACTTAAATGattttttcatttattaaattttaagtgCGAAAAATCTTTGAAAAGCTTTTCACTTTCATGCTTGTTGTAACTTTTTTCGGTTTACGAACCGTGAGGTTATTACAACTTTTTTCTCCATCAATCAATGTCACATTAAGTTTTAATTAAATAACTCCATTTTAACTTTCACTTTTCATTTTCTCAAAATATTTTCTCTCTCCAAAGAACTTCCCCAAGGTTTCcctcatcttttttcttgttttttcttctCTGCTTCTATTTCAGTGCAGAGAGGCTAGCTTTTCGTGATCACCAACAATCAAATTATTCaataatcttcaaaaatcaagtaaggttttttccttttactttttatCATTCAATCCATCAGTATTTGtattttatgtaaatttttttcacTTTGCAACCTTCATTTTTCTTCATTGTCACATGCATTTCTTCCATGACTCTCGTTTTCATTTTCACAGATTAGGCTAACGTAGTAGGAGTACCACTATTTTAGTTTTTCCTAATTCTAGTAGTGTTGACTTAGGTTTTATTTATCCCATTTAATTTCTAGGTTTTCTCGCACCTTTCTGAGTATTCTAGAATTTGGTgggttttttttgaattttctaggTAGATTTCGAAGTTTTCTCTTTGTAACATAGTGGTGGTACCCCTATAGATTTTTTCCTAAGATGctgagaaaaaaggttgttgtaACTCGTGAGCGTGCTGGCACTTCCAAACTCCCGAGGACCCGACCTATTCCCGTGCCTCCAACCAATCCAGGTAGTGAGCTCGAGGTGTATATCTACTCTTGGATTTCTGAGTAAGTGAAATCGACACCTTCTTTCATTACCCAAGAGGAATTAGATAACTTACAAGAATCCGGGACCATCTTTAACTCTGACTTAGGTAATTTATATGTACTGTTGGTTCTGGGTCCAATGAACACTTATGCCATATAAATGAACATGCCGAAACGCCTCCGAAATGGCTGTGGATGTATGAGACCCTGTTTTTTCGATTTGGAGTCCGACTTCCATTTTCTGACTTTCAAATGAACGTTTTGAAGCACACTGGATGTgctccttctcaacttcacccgaaTAGCTGGGCTATCATTCGCAGCTTTGAATTATTATGTTCATTCTTAGATCTCAAATTTTCTATTAgagtctttttttattttttattttttactttaaccaTGCCTTTTAGTTTCTAAGGCCACAGGTTTATCTCTTTCCGAGGTAATCCCAATAGaagaatatttaatttttttcaggaATCCTACAAcggatttaaagaaaaaaattttcaaaattgaaaggGTGGAGGGTACAACACCTTTTTTCATGACTTTAGAGGAATAAAAAAGGTAAAACCTCTATTAGAATTTTAATGCCTCATCCTCGAAGATCCGAGTTCATGGCATTACTGCTTCCAAACTCGTGAGCATTAACATGCTCATTAGTCTATGGAACGAATGCCCCCTTAGCTTGAGAGATATTATAGTTGATGAGCATGCTGCTCGAAACAACATTAGCAAATTTTATGTTCTCAGCGcttgttttcgaaattttgaattccTTTCTTCCAACTTTATGAACttataaaaatctttttctttggcaGTCCCCATGGTTGAAGGAATTGTAGCTATTGCTGCTATGAAGAAGAGGTTACAATCTCAATCCAACCTCCCGATTAACCCTAGTGGCAACAGGGTGTCTTTGTCGACCACAATGAGCAATCTGCCACTGCCTCCCAGGTTTGAAGGAAGCAGAGAAAGACAGGGTTTTGAAGACCATAATTTGGAAGAAGATTTTCCTGCCAACTCTCTAGAGAAGCAGAGGCCaaagaaaaaaagtaaagagCCTTCTGATTTCCTTTCTTCGACTTCATTTGGTTGTGTGCTGGAGAAAGAATTTTGGGCTCTTGACTTTGTGGACATACTCCTGCTGACTGAGGATACCCGATTGGGACTTGCTAAGATGCCCTTGGAGGACACCTTTCCTCAAGTTTAGATGTTGCTCCTTTGCTCAGATGCCTATGTCTGAGACGCCGAGGTGGAGATCTTGAACTTTTGTGCTGAGTTTGCGGTGAAGGATAGAGAAACTTCCAATGTCAACTCGTAAGTTAAGAGCCTAAACACTTCATTTGCCATCCATCAAGAGGAGCAAACCACCCTTCAAGGTGATGTAACAAACTTGAAGGAGGCAAAGTCTTCTTTAGATTTGAAGGTGAAAAATCTGAAGAAACAAGTTTTTAAGCTTATGACTCAAATTGAAACCCTTGACACATTAGATAAGCGAGCTGAGCGCGTTGTTGTAGACAGGATATTTGATGCCGAGCAGAATATCCTTGACCAAATCAGACTCTTAGCTCCCGACTTGGACGTTTCCGAGGTTAGTGTTTTCAAAAAAATGGTAGATGAAAAAGATGTAGAaattttataattcctttttttgaaatttgaagtgTTTTGAACTAGGCAATTCGTATTACCTTTTATGGACAAACATTTTCTTGTTTATTCGGGACATCGTTATCTCTTCTGTAAACTTTTAAACAAAATTTGATTAGGTTAAGTCGTTACCACCTTTATTGCCTTTTAAATTTTGTGACTTGTGCTTTTACTGCTTTCCGATACTAGCATTTAATGCGCCTATTCATCGATGCTTTTTGATAAATGCGTTACTACTTGGCCGTTTGGCTTCAACATTCAATTAAGGATAGGTATTTGATATACCGTTGTACCATTATTAACACTTACACATGAAAaatgaaataacaacaaaatgcACGCAATTTAAATGACAATCATTCAAAAATTAGATCACGTTGTAttattaatgaatttttttaaaaaaagtgatCAGGCCTCTTTGAAAACCTAAGGTATAGAAAAAgagttcatttattttattacaGGATGCTCCTAAGAATAATAATACCTTTCAAgtgaacagcattccaacttctTGGGACGTTGGAACCATCTAGGTTCCCCTTTGCCCAGATTCTCTTTAACCCTAAAGGAACCTTCCTAGTTAGAGCCAACTTTCCCTGGGATGCCGAGGTCCTGGCATCAACTTGCTTCAATACCAAGGCTCCTGCTTGGAAGTTCTTTGATTTCACCTTGGTATTATACCTTTTAGCAACTCTTTGCTTCAAGGCTTGTTCTGCTAGGTTGGTTGCTGCCTTTACCTCGTCAATTAGGTCAA
Coding sequences:
- the LOC140177592 gene encoding uncharacterized protein, coding for MDLLGLFPQGPDNGTQFTDSKFCELFSRLGIQQIFASVEYPQENGQTKTANKVILKGLKKRLDDIPRSWADELWSLIQHEGLDLIDEVKAATNLAEQALKQRVAKRYNTKVKSKNFQAGALVLKQVDARTSASQGKLALTRKVPLGLKRIWAKGNLDGSNVPRSWNAVHLKDFSPSNLKKTLPPSSLLHHLEGWFAPLDGWQMKCLGS
- the LOC112738299 gene encoding uncharacterized protein, whose protein sequence is MDKGLANEETVNLRNGVELATSVSDKHVNLLRPSVPSYPIFRAQAPDDTEQEKGKYYLIRDPEDLQIGLYDKPLPCFGCGIGWFSFLLGFVCPPLWYFATILYFRNYYRKDPRERAGLGASAITALLCTVALLIIAAILLLRSL